A window of Christiangramia forsetii KT0803 contains these coding sequences:
- a CDS encoding nicotinate phosphoribosyltransferase, which yields MNNFSATYTDQYQLAMAQVYFNNGHKDHIAIFDYYFRKLPFNGGYAVFSGLEDLLEVISKLRFYDDDIEFLRSQGFKDDFLKYLKEFKFSGKIYSASEGDIVFPTRPILQVEANIIEAQIIETILLNLLNFQTLIATKASRIRLVAGDAKLLDFGLRRAQATGGYFATRAAMVGGFDGTSNVLAAKNFDIPVSGTMAHSFIQSYDDELEAFRDFAKGRPEDCVLLVDTYNTLKSGIPNAIKLAKEMESRGEQLMAVRLDSGDLSYFAKESRKLLDAAGLNYVKIAASNQLDEYVIKSLLEQQAPIDIFGVGTNLVTGDPDGALDGVYKLAYSNGKPRIKISESIFKVTLPHKKQVFRMKDDNGKCIGADAIGLYHENSVEEMYHPFEPYKSMYLNKFHQEALLHKVMENGEILMNKRSLKEISEYSLTRLSELPIEYKRFNNPHIYKIGMSELLREEREKLIKSYKQKLR from the coding sequence ATGAATAACTTCTCTGCCACCTATACAGATCAATATCAGTTGGCAATGGCTCAGGTGTATTTCAATAATGGCCATAAAGACCATATCGCAATATTCGATTACTACTTTAGAAAATTACCTTTTAATGGTGGATATGCCGTGTTTTCAGGACTAGAAGATCTTCTGGAAGTTATCTCTAAACTTAGGTTTTATGACGACGATATTGAGTTTTTACGATCACAGGGATTTAAAGATGATTTTTTAAAGTATCTGAAAGAATTTAAATTTTCTGGAAAAATTTATTCGGCTTCAGAAGGGGACATTGTTTTTCCAACGAGGCCCATATTACAAGTGGAGGCAAATATAATTGAGGCCCAGATCATTGAAACCATCCTTTTAAATTTACTGAATTTTCAAACACTTATAGCTACCAAGGCTAGTAGAATTAGATTGGTTGCGGGCGACGCCAAACTATTGGATTTTGGTCTCCGCAGGGCTCAGGCCACTGGTGGATATTTCGCCACCCGAGCAGCCATGGTAGGTGGCTTTGACGGCACTAGCAATGTGCTTGCGGCAAAAAACTTTGATATTCCGGTTTCAGGAACCATGGCGCATTCATTTATCCAGAGTTATGATGATGAATTAGAAGCATTCAGGGATTTCGCAAAGGGAAGACCTGAAGATTGTGTATTACTTGTAGATACTTACAACACTTTAAAAAGTGGAATTCCAAACGCTATAAAATTAGCCAAAGAAATGGAATCGCGCGGAGAGCAATTAATGGCCGTACGCCTTGATAGCGGTGATTTGTCATACTTTGCCAAAGAGAGCAGAAAATTACTGGATGCAGCAGGTTTAAATTACGTGAAGATCGCGGCATCTAATCAATTAGACGAATACGTAATAAAAAGTCTTTTGGAGCAACAGGCACCCATAGATATTTTTGGGGTTGGAACAAATCTGGTGACTGGTGATCCTGATGGAGCTTTGGATGGGGTTTATAAACTTGCATATTCTAATGGAAAACCACGTATTAAAATTTCAGAAAGTATTTTCAAAGTAACGCTTCCGCATAAAAAGCAGGTTTTCAGGATGAAAGATGATAATGGAAAATGTATAGGCGCAGATGCCATTGGGCTTTACCATGAAAATAGCGTAGAGGAAATGTATCATCCTTTCGAACCTTATAAATCAATGTATCTAAATAAATTTCATCAGGAGGCACTCCTTCATAAAGTGATGGAAAATGGCGAAATATTGATGAATAAAAGAAGCCTGAAAGAAATTTCAGAATATAGCCTTACCAGGCTTTCTGAATTACCCATTGAATATAAGCGTTTTAATAACCCGCATATTTATAAAATTGGGATGAGCGAGCTATTAAGAGAGGAGCGTGAGAAGCTTATAAAATCCTATAAACAAAAATTAAGATGA
- a CDS encoding inorganic phosphate transporter codes for MENIYLLMLVALVVLAIADLVVGVSNDAVNFLNSAIGSKAISFKTIMIVASLGIFIGAVFSSGMMEVARKGIFMPGQFYFDEIMIIFMAVMITDILLLDFFNTLGMPTSTTVSIVFELLGAAVVMALIKVSASDTETLANLSNYINTEKATEIISGIFLSVVIAFTIGAIVQWLSRLVFSFEYEKKIKNFGALFGGVCLTAIGYFIFFKGLKGTPYYDSFKDVLSSQVLLVVGVSFVFWTLFSWLFMKIFKRSILIIVIAIGTFGLALAFSGNDLVNFIGVPMAAYHSYEAWAASGQAASTFSMEVLRTEVPAEPILLFISGGIMVLTLWFSKKARSVAETEIGLSRQGHGTEKFDPNMLSRAVVAGSTRLADGLRNILPVGTKRRISKSFAKPDEILVGDKSEEQPAFDMIRASINLTVAGVLISIATSYKLPLSTTYVTFMVAMGTSLADKAWGRESAVYRVAGVLKVIGGWFFTAFSAFSAAGILTYIIFLGKGPAIAILLLVAIGLLVRNYISHKNKAIEKADTSGLKKSESKTVQGIIAESADNISNVVSRSNKIFSDVLTGLSKQEKKKLKKSKKGVDKLEAEIEDLRDHIFFFIKSLDETSVRGSSFYIAILGHLTDIAQSLEYISKKSYKHVNNNHKPLRYNQITDLKEIDDTLSDLLSKIDKIFTEKKFEEISAIVASKEEILNNISEKIEKQVSRTRTEESSPKNTTLYFNILLETKELMNAIMNLMEEYNSSYKKV; via the coding sequence ATGGAGAATATTTATTTGTTAATGTTAGTTGCATTAGTAGTTCTTGCCATCGCAGACTTGGTGGTTGGGGTTAGTAATGATGCTGTAAACTTTTTGAACTCAGCAATTGGTTCTAAAGCGATCTCATTTAAAACGATTATGATCGTTGCCAGTTTGGGTATTTTTATTGGTGCAGTATTTTCAAGCGGAATGATGGAAGTGGCCCGGAAAGGTATATTCATGCCCGGCCAGTTTTATTTTGACGAGATTATGATCATATTCATGGCGGTCATGATTACTGACATTCTTCTGCTCGATTTCTTTAATACCCTGGGGATGCCTACCTCTACTACGGTATCTATCGTATTTGAATTATTAGGGGCCGCAGTGGTAATGGCATTGATTAAGGTAAGCGCATCAGATACAGAAACTTTAGCAAACCTTTCAAATTATATAAATACTGAAAAAGCTACTGAAATAATTTCAGGTATTTTTCTTTCAGTTGTTATCGCCTTTACAATAGGTGCCATTGTACAGTGGCTTTCCAGGTTGGTGTTTTCTTTTGAATATGAGAAGAAAATCAAGAATTTTGGCGCACTATTCGGAGGTGTTTGTTTAACCGCTATTGGGTACTTTATTTTCTTTAAAGGTTTAAAAGGAACTCCTTATTACGACAGTTTTAAAGATGTACTTTCTAGCCAGGTGCTTTTAGTAGTTGGGGTAAGTTTTGTTTTCTGGACGTTATTTTCATGGTTATTCATGAAAATTTTTAAAAGAAGTATTCTCATTATAGTGATTGCTATTGGAACTTTTGGATTGGCACTTGCATTTTCAGGAAATGACCTGGTAAACTTCATTGGGGTTCCAATGGCAGCATATCACTCCTATGAAGCTTGGGCAGCATCTGGCCAGGCAGCTTCAACTTTCTCTATGGAAGTTTTAAGAACAGAAGTACCGGCAGAACCTATCCTGTTATTTATTTCAGGAGGGATTATGGTGTTGACCTTGTGGTTCTCTAAGAAAGCAAGAAGTGTTGCTGAAACAGAAATTGGCTTATCCAGGCAAGGTCATGGAACTGAAAAGTTTGATCCGAATATGCTGTCCAGAGCCGTTGTTGCAGGAAGTACCAGACTTGCTGACGGATTAAGAAATATTCTTCCTGTTGGGACGAAAAGAAGGATTAGTAAGAGCTTTGCAAAGCCTGATGAGATCCTTGTTGGGGATAAATCAGAAGAACAACCAGCTTTTGATATGATTAGAGCCTCCATTAACCTTACTGTTGCGGGTGTTCTTATCTCAATAGCGACTTCTTATAAATTACCTCTATCAACAACCTATGTAACTTTTATGGTGGCGATGGGTACTTCTTTAGCAGATAAAGCATGGGGAAGGGAAAGCGCAGTTTATAGAGTAGCCGGTGTATTAAAAGTTATTGGCGGATGGTTCTTTACGGCCTTTAGTGCATTTTCAGCAGCAGGGATCTTAACGTATATCATTTTTCTTGGAAAAGGACCTGCGATCGCAATCTTACTATTAGTGGCTATAGGCTTACTTGTAAGAAATTATATTTCTCATAAGAATAAAGCAATTGAAAAAGCTGATACTTCCGGACTTAAAAAATCTGAAAGCAAGACGGTTCAGGGGATTATTGCTGAAAGTGCAGACAATATTTCAAATGTTGTCTCAAGATCTAATAAAATATTTTCTGATGTTTTGACGGGACTTTCTAAACAAGAAAAGAAAAAACTGAAGAAAAGTAAGAAAGGTGTTGATAAACTGGAAGCTGAAATTGAAGATTTAAGAGACCATATTTTCTTTTTTATTAAAAGCCTTGATGAAACCAGTGTAAGGGGAAGTAGCTTCTACATTGCAATTCTAGGGCATCTTACAGATATAGCTCAGTCTTTAGAATATATTTCTAAAAAGAGTTATAAGCATGTAAATAATAATCATAAGCCGCTTAGATATAATCAAATAACAGATCTTAAAGAGATTGACGATACTCTCAGTGATTTATTGAGTAAAATAGATAAGATTTTTACTGAGAAGAAATTTGAAGAGATCAGTGCAATTGTAGCTTCTAAAGAAGAAATCTTGAATAATATTTCTGAAAAGATCGAAAAACAGGTTTCAAGAACAAGAACAGAGGAATCAAGTCCTAAGAATACAACCTTATATTTCAATATTTTACTTGAAACTAAAGAGTTGATGAATGCGATCATGAACTTAATGGAAGAGTATAACTCGAGTTATAAGAAAGTATAA
- a CDS encoding porin produces the protein MKNAIYAVLACLLFTLNIHSQEISDTKFGKGLINFTAKDSSFSVKFAPRIQFRSFTSWDYDGENYEDLEQAFLIRRARLKFDGWAVTPKLKYKIELGLSNNDIGGANEYTGNSPRYILDAVLKWNFYENFELWAGQTKLPGNVERVISSGNLQFIDRSILNSRFNLDRDIGLQLHHKINLGENFVIKEKFALSQGEGRNIVVGNIGGLKYTGRLEFLPFGEFTKGGDYSQADLQREETPKLMLGAVYDFNDDAVRTRSNQGSFMAFDDGSLYMTDISTFFVDAVFKYQGFSFMTEYANREASEPLAMQPGETDFAEYVVAEGNAFNIQAGYLFDNNYEIAARYSSNDFNEVTNLLGLEEYTLGGSKYIVGHKLKVQADLNYSRQDGMSNYIAFRFGFDFHF, from the coding sequence ATGAAAAATGCTATTTACGCAGTTCTTGCGTGTTTACTATTTACTCTTAACATACATTCTCAGGAAATAAGTGATACCAAATTTGGGAAGGGATTAATCAATTTTACTGCTAAAGACAGTTCTTTTAGCGTGAAATTTGCTCCCAGAATTCAATTTAGATCATTTACTTCCTGGGATTACGACGGGGAGAATTATGAAGATCTAGAACAGGCATTTCTAATAAGAAGGGCCAGATTGAAATTTGACGGTTGGGCGGTGACGCCAAAACTTAAATATAAGATTGAGTTAGGCCTATCCAATAATGATATTGGGGGAGCCAATGAATACACGGGGAATTCCCCGCGCTATATCTTAGACGCCGTTCTAAAGTGGAATTTTTATGAGAATTTTGAATTATGGGCTGGTCAAACTAAACTGCCTGGAAATGTGGAACGGGTTATTTCTTCAGGAAATCTCCAATTTATAGATCGTTCTATTCTAAATAGCCGTTTTAATTTAGATCGGGATATAGGATTACAGCTCCATCATAAAATCAACTTAGGTGAAAATTTTGTGATCAAAGAAAAATTTGCCCTTTCCCAGGGAGAAGGAAGGAATATTGTGGTCGGGAATATTGGCGGATTAAAATATACCGGAAGACTGGAGTTTTTGCCCTTTGGAGAATTTACTAAAGGTGGAGATTACTCTCAAGCAGATCTTCAACGCGAAGAAACCCCCAAATTAATGCTTGGTGCTGTATACGATTTTAACGATGATGCCGTGAGAACCAGAAGTAATCAGGGTAGTTTTATGGCTTTTGATGATGGATCACTATATATGACAGATATTTCTACTTTCTTTGTCGATGCTGTTTTTAAATATCAGGGTTTTTCTTTCATGACAGAATATGCTAATAGAGAAGCAAGTGAACCTCTTGCCATGCAACCTGGAGAAACTGATTTCGCTGAGTATGTAGTTGCCGAGGGAAATGCATTTAATATCCAGGCTGGTTATTTATTTGATAATAATTACGAGATTGCGGCTCGCTATTCGTCAAACGATTTTAATGAAGTAACCAATTTATTAGGACTGGAAGAATACACCTTGGGTGGTTCTAAGTATATTGTAGGACACAAACTAAAAGTACAGGCAGATCTAAACTACTCCAGGCAGGATGGTATGAGCAATTATATTGCTTTTAGATTTGGTTTTGATTTTCATTTTTAA
- a CDS encoding glycerophosphodiester phosphodiesterase family protein: MKFHKFYLLLFFTGLLVGCKSIPPEKIINNNFPDFLIEGHRGARGLSPENTIPSMIRAIDDGANVLELDIQISKDKQVVVTHDAYLSPKLVLLSNGEKIAENSDDEYIIHKMDYDSIRKFKLGMLPQNRFPRQQSINTYIPLLGELIDSVETYTSKNNLSKIFYNIEIKSNPEKDGHYQPEPKVLMPLVMNVLNNKNIDKRFYIQSFDVRQIQEVRANYPNVPVGFLTGNKKKTFEENIESIGFMPEIYSPHFSLVTKELIEKCHQKAIKIIPWTVNTIKEIENLRELGVDGIITDFPNLVK, translated from the coding sequence ATGAAATTCCATAAGTTCTATTTACTCTTATTTTTTACCGGATTATTAGTGGGCTGTAAGTCGATTCCCCCGGAAAAAATCATAAACAACAACTTCCCAGATTTTTTAATTGAAGGTCATCGTGGCGCGCGAGGGCTAAGCCCTGAAAATACGATCCCATCAATGATTAGGGCAATTGACGATGGTGCAAATGTTTTAGAACTCGATATTCAGATCTCAAAAGATAAACAAGTTGTGGTTACCCATGATGCCTATTTAAGTCCCAAGTTAGTTTTACTGTCAAACGGAGAAAAAATAGCCGAAAACAGTGATGATGAATATATTATACATAAAATGGATTATGATTCTATTCGGAAATTTAAATTAGGAATGTTGCCACAAAATCGCTTTCCCAGGCAGCAAAGTATAAATACCTACATTCCATTACTAGGGGAATTAATCGATTCTGTAGAAACGTATACTTCAAAGAATAACCTATCAAAAATATTCTATAATATTGAGATCAAATCTAATCCTGAAAAAGACGGTCATTATCAGCCAGAACCAAAAGTTTTAATGCCGTTAGTAATGAATGTTTTAAATAATAAAAATATAGATAAGCGGTTCTATATTCAGTCTTTTGATGTTCGACAAATTCAGGAAGTAAGAGCGAATTACCCCAACGTTCCGGTCGGTTTCTTAACCGGAAATAAAAAGAAAACATTTGAAGAAAATATCGAAAGTATTGGATTCATGCCAGAAATATACAGCCCGCATTTTAGCCTGGTTACTAAAGAGTTAATTGAAAAATGTCATCAAAAGGCAATCAAAATTATTCCGTGGACCGTAAATACTATAAAAGAAATTGAAAATCTTAGAGAATTGGGTGTAGATGGAATTATAACTGATTTTCCTAATCTGGTAAAATAA
- a CDS encoding carbamoyltransferase family protein has protein sequence MAEIILGISAFFHDSAAALVVDGKIIAAAQEERFSRIKNDSAFPSAAIKYVLEEAGVHPEEVTQIAFYEKPLLKFERLLETYHAFAPNGLRSFLKAMPVWLKDKLFFRRMINSELKALGFPRLKLLFPEHHLSHAASAFYPSSFEEAAILTIDGVGEWANMTIARGSGNKIKILKEQHFPHSLGLFYSAITYYLGFEVNSGEYKVMGLAAYGDPEAEETKVFIKKLFDEIVDLREDGSFLLNMEYFRFATHLTMTNDKKWSALFGVFRRGKEDKLQQLHANLAFAAQKVLEKIVLRLARTALNLTGSKNLVLAGGVALNGVANGKIMEIEGLSELWIPPAAGDSGGALGAALATWHISLNNEREPISEDAMQGSYLGPGYSNEQIGSMISKYTGLNFRYLEETSLLEETAKAIENGLIVGWFQGRMEFGPRALGNRSILGDARNPEMQRKINQKIKFRESFRPFAPSVLEDDVSEYFDLSSCSPYMLLVREVKAAYKNENLNKSLGFMERLDEKRSAIPAVTHVDYTARIQTVSKKTNLRYWKLLNTLKERTGDGIVINTSFNIKDEPIVCSPQDAIDCFLKTEMDMLVLGNYVLYKEK, from the coding sequence ATGGCTGAAATAATTCTGGGGATTTCCGCTTTTTTTCATGATAGTGCGGCGGCATTAGTGGTGGACGGAAAAATTATTGCGGCCGCGCAGGAAGAACGCTTCAGTAGAATTAAAAATGATTCAGCATTTCCATCAGCTGCTATAAAGTATGTTTTAGAAGAAGCCGGAGTACATCCGGAAGAAGTTACACAAATTGCGTTTTACGAAAAACCTCTTTTAAAATTTGAGAGACTTCTGGAAACTTATCATGCTTTTGCTCCAAATGGTTTGAGAAGCTTTCTAAAAGCAATGCCTGTCTGGCTCAAAGATAAGCTATTCTTTAGAAGAATGATAAACTCGGAACTTAAAGCCCTGGGTTTTCCCAGGTTAAAATTACTTTTTCCTGAACATCATCTTTCTCATGCTGCAAGTGCTTTTTATCCTTCCTCTTTTGAAGAAGCCGCGATTTTAACCATAGATGGTGTAGGAGAGTGGGCCAATATGACGATAGCTCGAGGCTCCGGGAATAAGATCAAAATCTTAAAAGAACAACATTTTCCACATTCGTTAGGCTTATTCTATTCTGCCATTACCTATTACCTGGGTTTTGAGGTGAATAGTGGGGAATATAAAGTGATGGGATTGGCGGCTTACGGAGATCCTGAGGCAGAGGAAACCAAAGTCTTTATAAAAAAACTTTTTGATGAAATCGTTGATCTTAGAGAGGATGGTTCTTTTCTTCTAAATATGGAATATTTTCGGTTCGCGACCCATTTAACAATGACCAATGATAAAAAATGGAGTGCGCTTTTTGGAGTATTCAGAAGGGGAAAAGAAGACAAACTCCAGCAGTTACACGCAAATCTCGCTTTTGCTGCTCAAAAAGTACTTGAAAAAATTGTTCTTAGGCTTGCCCGAACTGCACTTAATTTAACAGGTTCTAAAAATCTTGTCCTTGCTGGTGGCGTTGCGTTAAATGGCGTCGCCAATGGTAAAATAATGGAAATTGAAGGTTTAAGCGAACTTTGGATTCCGCCGGCTGCGGGAGATTCTGGGGGAGCGCTTGGTGCTGCCCTGGCTACCTGGCATATTTCATTAAATAACGAAAGAGAACCGATTTCTGAAGATGCTATGCAAGGCTCTTATCTTGGCCCAGGATATAGTAATGAACAGATCGGTTCTATGATCTCAAAATATACCGGGCTTAATTTTCGATATTTAGAGGAAACTTCGCTTCTGGAAGAGACCGCCAAAGCAATTGAAAATGGATTGATAGTGGGTTGGTTCCAGGGAAGAATGGAATTTGGACCAAGGGCTTTAGGGAACCGAAGCATTCTCGGGGATGCCAGAAATCCTGAAATGCAAAGAAAGATCAATCAAAAGATAAAATTCAGGGAGAGTTTCAGGCCTTTTGCTCCAAGTGTTTTGGAGGATGATGTTTCAGAGTACTTTGATCTTAGCAGTTGTTCTCCTTATATGCTTTTGGTAAGGGAAGTAAAAGCTGCTTATAAAAATGAGAATCTAAACAAGTCTCTTGGTTTTATGGAGAGGCTGGATGAGAAGAGATCGGCAATTCCGGCAGTGACGCACGTAGATTATACAGCGCGTATTCAAACAGTTTCAAAGAAAACGAATCTGCGATACTGGAAATTATTAAATACATTAAAAGAACGGACTGGGGACGGAATCGTGATCAATACAAGTTTCAATATTAAAGATGAGCCAATAGTCTGTTCTCCGCAGGATGCCATAGATTGTTTTTTGAAAACAGAAATGGATATGTTGGTGCTGGGGAATTATGTATTATATAAAGAAAAATAA
- a CDS encoding DUF5989 family protein: METLKEFWLFLRSRKKYWMIPIMLMLLLISFFIILTTGSALAPFIYSLF, encoded by the coding sequence ATGGAAACTTTAAAAGAGTTCTGGCTGTTTTTGCGATCCAGGAAGAAATACTGGATGATTCCCATCATGCTAATGCTCTTACTTATTAGTTTTTTTATAATACTTACTACCGGCTCTGCCCTGGCGCCATTCATTTATTCCCTTTTTTAA
- a CDS encoding SGNH/GDSL hydrolase family protein codes for MKGQNSEKSKLKSSGKISKKKLLIFKISAVILALVFIVLLEMILRIAGYGSDFSLFTDAENKPGYIYMNPNISDKYFFGTNNATTGYRELFKAEKDSTTKRIFMLGASTGIGYPYLKNGSFHRWLQYAMNENFPEENIEIINLSLTAINSYTLRDFGKELVKYEPDVVLIYAGHNEYYGALGVGSVNSLGGYPSLVNFALQIREYRLVQLISNGIGKVQSLFRAEKQEEETLMKKMVAEQAIPLNSETYSDGIDQFRYNIENLLKNLDKSEIPVFLSTIASNEKDIRPFISDSTSIENSAIEYFQKAKKAYSETKYQEAKTNFIKAKELDMLRFRAPSEINEIIRSFDTYDHVHVVDTEANFTENSPHLSIGNELLVEHVHPNLKGYSLIAYNFYKALEKNNVLELKWQNSWSLEDLRERMPITELDSLQGAYEVMMLKQGWPYYEKLDFDSSNLSQPQKIAGRLALRKISWEEAMEALYGYYYQNQDFESALKVSEAITLEYPNEPQFYVKTGDLAAQINNFKKAVSLYKKAFKLGASVRIARKITVNLIKNDQFKEAIIYLEFIQKNDPRDIMSKKLRSDLISVSKDSVANRKLKLAEIYYQVGQDSRAKKLLDEFLQTNPTNTEAENLLKKL; via the coding sequence ATGAAAGGACAGAATTCAGAAAAATCTAAATTGAAAAGCTCTGGCAAAATCAGCAAGAAAAAGCTTTTGATATTCAAGATTTCAGCGGTAATTCTCGCACTGGTCTTTATAGTTTTATTGGAAATGATCTTAAGAATTGCTGGCTACGGATCAGATTTTTCTTTGTTTACAGATGCCGAAAATAAACCCGGTTATATTTATATGAACCCTAATATTTCCGATAAATATTTCTTCGGAACTAATAATGCCACTACGGGATATCGTGAGTTATTTAAAGCCGAAAAAGATAGTACCACCAAAAGGATTTTTATGCTGGGAGCATCTACGGGAATTGGTTACCCTTATCTCAAAAATGGTTCTTTTCATCGGTGGCTTCAGTATGCGATGAATGAGAATTTTCCTGAAGAAAATATCGAGATCATCAATTTATCTTTAACAGCGATAAATTCTTACACCCTTAGAGATTTTGGAAAAGAACTTGTAAAATATGAACCCGATGTGGTATTGATCTATGCCGGGCATAATGAGTATTATGGCGCTTTGGGGGTGGGTTCGGTAAACTCGCTGGGAGGTTATCCTTCTTTGGTCAATTTCGCTTTGCAAATTAGGGAGTATCGGCTTGTGCAATTGATTTCAAATGGTATTGGAAAAGTTCAGTCTTTATTCAGAGCTGAAAAACAGGAAGAAGAAACTTTAATGAAAAAAATGGTGGCAGAACAGGCCATTCCATTAAATTCAGAAACATATAGCGATGGAATTGATCAATTTCGGTACAATATTGAAAATCTTCTGAAGAATTTAGATAAAAGTGAAATCCCTGTATTTTTAAGTACGATCGCAAGTAACGAGAAAGACATTAGGCCATTTATTAGCGACAGTACTTCCATTGAGAATTCTGCGATAGAATATTTTCAGAAAGCGAAAAAGGCCTATTCTGAAACTAAGTATCAGGAGGCGAAAACCAATTTTATCAAGGCAAAAGAACTGGATATGTTACGCTTCAGAGCGCCTTCTGAAATTAATGAAATTATACGGTCTTTTGATACATATGATCATGTTCATGTGGTGGATACCGAGGCTAATTTTACAGAGAATTCTCCGCATTTAAGTATCGGAAATGAATTGCTGGTTGAGCATGTGCATCCTAATTTAAAGGGTTATTCTTTGATCGCTTACAATTTTTACAAGGCACTTGAAAAGAACAATGTGTTAGAACTAAAATGGCAAAATTCCTGGTCTCTGGAAGATTTAAGGGAGCGAATGCCAATTACCGAACTTGATTCACTGCAAGGCGCTTATGAAGTAATGATGCTCAAGCAAGGCTGGCCTTATTACGAAAAGTTGGATTTTGACAGCAGTAACTTGAGCCAGCCACAAAAAATTGCCGGACGGTTGGCATTGAGAAAAATTAGCTGGGAGGAGGCTATGGAAGCTCTGTATGGTTATTATTATCAAAATCAGGATTTTGAGTCGGCATTAAAAGTTTCAGAAGCTATTACTCTGGAGTATCCAAACGAACCGCAATTTTATGTAAAGACAGGCGATCTTGCCGCACAAATAAATAATTTCAAAAAGGCAGTTTCCCTTTATAAAAAAGCTTTTAAGTTAGGGGCTTCTGTTAGAATTGCGAGAAAAATTACGGTTAATTTGATTAAGAATGATCAGTTTAAAGAGGCTATTATCTATTTAGAGTTTATCCAGAAAAATGATCCCCGGGATATTATGAGTAAAAAACTGAGGTCAGATTTAATTTCCGTTTCAAAGGATTCTGTAGCGAATAGAAAGCTGAAACTGGCTGAAATTTATTACCAGGTGGGTCAGGATTCAAGAGCTAAAAAACTACTTGATGAATTTTTGCAGACAAATCCCACCAATACGGAAGCAGAAAATTTGCTTAAAAAATTGTAA
- the rseP gene encoding RIP metalloprotease RseP: MDPFLVKAIQLILSLSFLIVLHELGHFIPAKLFGTRVEKFFLFFDVKFALFKKKIGDTVYGIGWLPLGGYVKISGMIDESMDKEQMAEPPKEWEFRSKPAWQRLIIMLGGVTVNLVLGFLIYMMIMFVWGTAYVGPDEMPEGFAVVDSFEEYGFQDGDRILEVDGKEFENSLDINKHLFMRGIQNITVLHQNGTEETISIPEEIGTQMFKEGIMQPFVPIMAPVLDSIQPDLAAETAGLKKGDKLISLNNVEIGYWHELAPVSMENKEKEVELVFERDGEIKSTMITPSEEGKLGFVKNYDFDIKRKQFGLAESISKGFDYGYWTLRDYVYQFKYVFTKKGATQLGGFGAIGGLFPDTWNWLGFWNTTALLSIILAFMNILPIPALDGGHVMFLLYEMVTGRKPNDKFMEVAQMVGFFLLIALVLYANGNDIYRALFD; encoded by the coding sequence ATGGATCCATTTTTAGTAAAAGCCATACAATTAATATTAAGCTTGTCTTTCTTGATCGTTCTTCACGAATTGGGTCATTTTATACCGGCAAAATTATTTGGTACTCGTGTAGAAAAGTTCTTTTTATTCTTTGATGTGAAATTCGCTCTTTTTAAGAAAAAGATCGGGGATACCGTGTACGGAATTGGTTGGTTACCACTTGGAGGTTATGTTAAGATCTCGGGGATGATCGATGAGAGTATGGATAAGGAACAAATGGCTGAACCTCCTAAGGAATGGGAGTTCAGGAGCAAACCGGCCTGGCAGCGACTTATTATCATGTTAGGTGGAGTTACGGTGAACCTTGTTCTGGGATTCCTTATTTATATGATGATCATGTTCGTTTGGGGTACTGCTTATGTGGGGCCAGATGAGATGCCTGAAGGTTTTGCGGTGGTAGACTCCTTCGAGGAATACGGTTTTCAGGATGGAGATAGGATTCTAGAAGTAGACGGGAAAGAATTTGAGAATAGTCTGGATATTAATAAACACTTGTTTATGAGAGGTATTCAGAATATAACCGTACTACATCAAAATGGTACAGAAGAAACCATTTCTATTCCGGAAGAAATTGGTACCCAAATGTTTAAAGAAGGAATCATGCAGCCATTCGTGCCGATCATGGCACCGGTACTGGATTCTATTCAACCAGATTTAGCTGCAGAAACAGCTGGATTAAAGAAAGGAGATAAACTTATTTCTCTAAATAATGTGGAGATTGGATACTGGCATGAGCTTGCTCCGGTTTCTATGGAGAATAAAGAAAAAGAAGTTGAGCTGGTCTTTGAAAGAGATGGGGAGATAAAAAGTACGATGATCACTCCAAGTGAAGAAGGTAAACTGGGATTTGTTAAGAATTACGATTTTGATATAAAACGCAAACAGTTTGGTCTGGCAGAAAGTATTAGTAAAGGCTTTGATTACGGGTATTGGACACTAAGAGATTATGTATATCAGTTCAAATACGTTTTCACTAAAAAAGGAGCTACGCAACTAGGTGGGTTTGGAGCAATTGGAGGCTTATTTCCCGATACCTGGAACTGGTTAGGGTTCTGGAACACCACCGCTTTACTTTCTATAATCCTTGCATTTATGAATATACTTCCAATTCCTGCACTGGATGGTGGACATGTGATGTTCTTATTATATGAAATGGTGACGGGTAGAAAGCCTAATGATAAATTTATGGAGGTTGCGCAAATGGTAGGTTTCTTTTTATTGATCGCATTGGTGCTTTATGCTAATGGGAATGATATTTACCGTGCCTTATTCGATTAG